Below is a genomic region from Tripterygium wilfordii isolate XIE 37 chromosome 12, ASM1340144v1, whole genome shotgun sequence.
aaGTACTAATACATGTCTGTTTTGGAGTGGTAGTTGCGTGAACAATTTGTATGCAGGCAAGAACAAAGGGATGGGACCTTTCGTATGTAGTCGACGACCGGCCTTGATTTGGACAAACTTGGGGCTACTCTCAAGTGGAGTACTGGAATTACCTCCCCCCACAAACGCAGTTATATTGGGTTGTCCAATCATTCTGATCTCGATATTTCACTACtaaatactccctccgtcctaTTTTGCttatctttctttctattttgggatgtcccaaaacTAATGTcacttttctttattaattaacaattttattgttatattttaaaattacccTTGTTACTTTAATTACTCTTGTACAAGGGAAAAAAGTACCACCATAAATAATAGTATATTTGAAATAACAtggttattttgtgtagttgaattgcattaaaggATATCCTCTtaaaaagttggattttcaaaggATGACTTAACAAATTGGAATCGAGAGAGTAACCTTCACTAGATGCAAGGCAACTGTCTATCTGCATGATTTAATGCACCCTTACTTATCACCCATAAAACTCCCATAATCATGTTTGGcctttctatatatatgtacctcTATATATAGAAGAATTTTCACATGCGGATCAACTATACGCATCAATTTTAAGCACTTGAAATTCAATGGTTGTAACAAAGAACGACAAAAGTGGGgatcacacatttattatgtgACAAACTGTATCTGTAATTTAAAAACGCGTAAAGTTGGTTTCATGTGagaagtgatatatatatatatagaattctCATGTGCGCACCAACTTTACCCATGGATGGATTGAGTCTCTTGACACgttaattatttttcaatacTCAAGTTCCAATTAGGTACGTTAAAATAttagaataatgtttgagaccctcaaaaagtaATCCCCAAAAGACTCCCATTTaatatgaagtgttggatgtgaaatgagccttatatgtgtatttttaatcaatgactattttaataccacatagatttgggagagTTTTGGGGGTAATATTTTGGGGTTCTCTAGCATTGTCAAAAAATTATCACATAAATGCATTGAATGCATAGACCCCTCCATACCCAATTATCTGGTCCATATCCACACTTGCAAATAAACGATGGTACAGTCTTGGCACATATGCAAAGGCTATGGTGGGAGTAGAAAGGTAATAAATTATACTACTTCCTTTATGCAAAGGCTATGGTGGGAGTAAAAGAAAGTAGGGATGGAGAATTATGCTTTAGTAATGGAAAATTTCTGACACActgaatatattatatatatggatgaAGAATAATCTgtcaaatcaaaaaataaatgcaaTATTAATTCTTTTGATTAGGTGGATTCCCTCTTTAGTCTTTCCCCcagttaaatatatatatgcaatatttATTATTCAgtcaaaagaaaatcaaaagaataaaCGCATCTTTAACACGTAAAATTACTTGACTTATATTTTTCGTATTACATTCGCAGCAACATGTTTAATAAATGACAGATCCATGTGCCTCCCCATTTTTCCTCTATAAATTACTCCCATCAGTTGCACCAAAATATACTAGCTTCATATTTCTCCAAATCATACACACTGCCAAAAATTATAATCATGAGTGCAATTAATGATTCTCAATACCATGTCGTTTTGTTCCCTTTCATGTCAAAAGGCCACACTATCCCACTCCTCTACCTAGCCCGCCTCCTCCTACGCCGCAACATCGCCGTCACCATCTTCACCACTCCGGCCAACCGTCCCTTCATTGCCAACTCCCTCCGCGAAAACTCCTCCGTCTCTATCATCGACATCCCCTTTCCGGAAAACATCCCCGAGATCCCTCCCGGAATTGAGAGCACCGACAAGCTCCCTTCAATTTCACTGTTCCCCCAATTTGGCTTGTCCACCAAGAAAATGCAACCCTATTTTGAATCCGAGCTTGAGAGACTGCCGCGTGTAGATTTCATGGTCTCCGACGGGTTCCTGTGGTGGACTCTTGATTCCGCTAACAAATTCGGTTTTCCGAGACTCGTATTTTTTGGTATGTCCATATACTCTTCATGTGTTTCAAGAGCCGCGTTTGAGGATAAGCTTCTGTTTGGGCCCGAATCTGACACCGACCCGATCACTCTGACCCGATTCCCATGGATCCGGGTCACGAAGAGAGGTTTTGATCGGCTTACGACAGACCCGAAAACGCTCGCTGATTTCAAGATGTTGACGAACGGGTCGATGCTCAAGAGCTATGGTGTGGTCATGAATACCTTCTACGAGCTTGAGCCTGTTTTTGTGGATGATTACAATAGTCGTCATGGTGAGCCCAAAGGATGGTGCGTTGGGCCTCTTTGTTTAGCTGATGATGGGCCTGAAAAGCCCAATAAGCCCAATTGGATTCTTGATTGGCTAGACCAAAAACTAGAGCAGGGAAGGTCAGTTTTGTACATAGCATTTGGTAGCCAAGCAGAGATCTCAACAGACCAAATCAAAGAAATAGCAATTGGGTTGGAGAAATCTGGGGTGGATTTTTTGTGGGTGATTAGAAAAAGTGAAGCAGAATTGGGAGAAGGGTTTGAAGAGAGAGTGAAAGGGAGAGGAATTGTAGTGAGAGATTGGGTTAATCAGTGGGAGATCTTGGAGCATCAAAGTGTACAAGGGTTTTTGAGTCACTGTGGATGGAATTCAGTGTTGGAGGGTATATGCGCTGGTGTGCCAATTCTGGCATGGCCTATGATGGCAGAGCAGCCACTGAATGCAAAAATGGTAGTGGAAGAGATAAAGGTGGGTTTCAGAGTGGAGACAAGTGATGGGTTTGTGAAGTGGGAGAGGTTGGAGAAGATGGTGAAGGAGTTGATGGAGGGAGAGATGGGGAAGGAGGTTAGGAAGAATGTGAAGGTGATTGCAGATACGGCCGAGAAGGCTATGGAGGAGAATAGTGGGTCTTCATGGAAGACCTTGGATTTACTCATTCAGGAGATCTGTGACTGTCCAAATAAGGTCGCAGAGGTCCTAAATTGATAATATGCCATGCATGGGGACTAATAATTCTTGGGCTGTGTACTAGGGTAAATCCATCGGTTCGCACAACAATTTATAAACAAGTAATATGCAAATGCTGGTGAAGTGCTTCAAAATTGTAGCATTGGAAAACTAATATAAAATGCTCTCCAAAAACCCTTGAATTATCTGCactaaaattgttgtttggatggATACAAACATGGTTACAAACCCTTACCAAACGCAGCCATTGTTAGTTTGGTAAAACATATTAttgaaagtagcagatatgttaATAGAAATGATAGTAACAGAAATGTTGGATAATTTTAATAGCAGAGATGCTGTCTGAATGGTTGATAGTGTTTAGTTcaacttttgttggtaacatATATGTTGTGTAATATTCTGTTACAAATTACGTGCAAGAGTATTGTATGCATTTTAGTCGTAAGTAAACTAAATAACAAAtattgtttaaaataaaaatcaacaattaaaataaatataaataacagATGAATAAATAAATCTCACATATTTACATATCTAGGGGTCGACATCTGGCCGGACAGGCTTTTTCGGGCTCGGGCCCCGCCTATGCCCGAGCTTGATTTTGGGAATAAGGCTTCAGGCCGAGTCCAGGCTGGGCCAGGCCTTCAAAATGAGGCCCAGGCTTGGGCATGTGGACAGAGTCTGGCTCGACTTtgactatttaatattttttttgattatttgagttttttcttattttttatatatatatacacatgtagtAGACACGCCACACAAGatagatctatatatatatccacaaaaaaatatatatatatatatagacatagaGGAGTTCTCTCATGAGATCCTAAAGTGAGTTTCTaaaatgagatcctaacttttaggtatcaaaacatttttcaaaaaatttgaaaaaaaaatatatttgtattttgatcggtcttacgaacccaacggtatattttttgttcgaaacaaaaataaattcaacacaaaaagtgcatgataatcctggatcattggatataaaacaaaagacatttcaaaCACTTTTCaatttgtatttgatttttgtttcaaataaaaaatatatcattgggttcgtaaaatcgatcaaaacacaaatatttttttgcttagatttttgaaaaatgttttggaCGTTAAAAGTGAATTCTAAAAATTAGGATCTCATTTTAGTACCTCAAGAGAGAAATCCTCAAtagacatatgtgtatatatgtgtgtgtgtacgcGCGCGCAAAAAGTGCACAGCTGCAATGTCTGCgcgcacatatatacatattgtatacaatacatatatatatgtatataaataatgcATTGTACCTAGTCGGGTTTAGGTCGGGCTTCGGATCAAGCCAAAATTGACCCCAGGTGTTGAGTTTCAGGCTGAGCCGGGCCCAAGAAATGGAGCACAGACCCACCCGAGACATCGGACCGGACTACCCAAACCCGATATAATTTCGGGCCGAGCCTAGGTCCGtgggccaaatggtgaccctATACATACCTCGCTTTTAATGAATGAATACATTATTTGAGTATTTCtttacaaacaaaaattaaaatatcaataaattgGTGGCGTATTATTTGCACTGGAAGATGACAGTTTCTTGTTTCTTCGGTGGCTCAATTTTTAGCTGCACTGTAACTTGTGTTTGGTAGATGAGGCGACGATATGCAACACAGTTAACTGATTTCGATTTCTTAATTTCGCTTTGTCATCTCTCGTTTTTTTTGGGTCCGCAGTTGTCAAGATGACCCAGACCCGTAAGATTTGTTCCTCTTGTATAGCTATTGTTTCTCCGGCGACTTTGGGTCGACCGCCTTGCTGAATCGAcggggaagaggaagagagagaggtgtGAATAGAGAAGGataggaagagagaggtgaagaGAGAAGAACATGAGGAGAGATGAGATGACTTTTTAGGGGTAAAATGGAGATAACAATAAAGTAGTGAGGACAtaataagaaaatgaatgaaaatgctattaaaattatttaaaattggaGCATTTTCAAAAGAGCATAAAATGTTCTAAAAAATGTCTTGGAATTAGTACCTAAAAATGATTGTTTGGCTTGCACAAAACATTTAtgctaaaaaatattataaatagtGGTCAAAATGGTTTACTAAACTAGTAGGACCCTGCAAGGATTTGACCCATGTTTGTATAATTTGGAGTAGGGTTCGGCATCAGGCTGGTCTGGATAGGACCGGAAATATGAGGCCCGGGCTCAATTTTGATAATCGGGCTTCGGGCCGGGCTTgactctcaaaatgaggcctgAGGCTCAGGTCCAGCCCAGGCCCTTAAGGCTCGGGTTTTTGGGTCGGACCGGGCTTGATTTTTtatctatataatatttatatatgtattttcttgaggaaaatgtattatatatatgcataagtgtaatatatatgcattatacatatatgtatgtattatgtgtatatatatatacacacacacattgcaataatatatatatatatatatggtgcacACTGCACTgtttgtgtatgtgtgtatatatatatgtatatatatatatatatgtatatatataatatatataaatatatacatattatatataaataatgtacGTTACCTAATCGGGTTTGGGTTGGGTCAAAACTGACTCGAGGTATCGGGCTATGAGTAGGGCCCGACCCCAGAAATGAAGTCCAAGCCAGCCCAAAATATTGAGTCGGGTTGCGCAGGATCGGTCTAATTTTGGCTCGGGTTGGGCTTGGGTCAGGCCTAG
It encodes:
- the LOC120010614 gene encoding UDP-glycosyltransferase 90A1-like translates to MSAINDSQYHVVLFPFMSKGHTIPLLYLARLLLRRNIAVTIFTTPANRPFIANSLRENSSVSIIDIPFPENIPEIPPGIESTDKLPSISLFPQFGLSTKKMQPYFESELERLPRVDFMVSDGFLWWTLDSANKFGFPRLVFFGMSIYSSCVSRAAFEDKLLFGPESDTDPITLTRFPWIRVTKRGFDRLTTDPKTLADFKMLTNGSMLKSYGVVMNTFYELEPVFVDDYNSRHGEPKGWCVGPLCLADDGPEKPNKPNWILDWLDQKLEQGRSVLYIAFGSQAEISTDQIKEIAIGLEKSGVDFLWVIRKSEAELGEGFEERVKGRGIVVRDWVNQWEILEHQSVQGFLSHCGWNSVLEGICAGVPILAWPMMAEQPLNAKMVVEEIKVGFRVETSDGFVKWERLEKMVKELMEGEMGKEVRKNVKVIADTAEKAMEENSGSSWKTLDLLIQEICDCPNKVAEVLN